One Eptesicus fuscus isolate TK198812 chromosome 13, DD_ASM_mEF_20220401, whole genome shotgun sequence genomic window, CATCACAGCCACCTATAAAAACCTCATGCAAatatatgttatcttagatgtgTTATAAGCTCCTATTGTTCATTGGGACTAAAAACACTTTTTGAGGTTGGTTCAGTGAGATGGAACTTTTGTGTCTATGAATTTCCAGAAGGCATCCTTCACATCTCTATTCCTGAGGCTGTAGATCAGAGGGTTCAGCATGGGGTTGACCACTGTGTAAAAGACAGAGGCCACTTTGACCGTTTGCCGAGAGTTTTTGGAGTTGGGCACACAGTAGAGCGAAAGGATGGTTCCATGGAAGATGGTGATGGCTGTCAGGTGGGAGGCACAGGTAGAGAAGGCTTTGCGACGCCCGCTGGCAGAGCGGATTTTCAGTACAGtcacaaaaataaaagcatatgaagCGAGGATAATCAGTAGTGTGCTCACCTCATTGAAGGTAGCAAAACCAAAGAGCAGCAGGTGGGGGATGTGTGTATCAGAGCTCGAGACGGCAATGAGAGCAGTATATTCACAGAAAAAGTGGTTAATTACATTATatccaaaaaaattaagttggAGAGCATAGCAAAGGAGTACCAAGGGACCAAACATACCCCAGAAATATGACCCAGCCACCAGCAAGGCACAGAGCCTTAGTGACATGGCCACTGTATAGAGCAGAGGATTGCAGATGGCCACAaagcggtcataggccatcacCGCCAGCAAGAAGGACTCAGTCACCACAGCAGTGCAGGATAGGAAGTACTGCAACATGCAGCTAGCATAGAAGATGCTTTTATCAGCCATGACCAAGTTCTCAAGCAGCTTGGGAGTAACGATGGAAGAgtaacaaaaatcaacaaaagaaagGTGACTAAGGAAAAAGTACATGGGGGTGTGA contains:
- the LOC103290805 gene encoding olfactory receptor 5D14, whose protein sequence is MAARNRSVETIFVLLGFTDYPELQIPLFLVFLIIYIITVVGNLGMIIIIKINPKFHTPMYFFLSHLSFVDFCYSSIVTPKLLENLVMADKSIFYASCMLQYFLSCTAVVTESFLLAVMAYDRFVAICNPLLYTVAMSLRLCALLVAGSYFWGMFGPLVLLCYALQLNFFGYNVINHFFCEYTALIAVSSSDTHIPHLLLFGFATFNEVSTLLIILASYAFIFVTVLKIRSASGRRKAFSTCASHLTAITIFHGTILSLYCVPNSKNSRQTVKVASVFYTVVNPMLNPLIYSLRNRDVKDAFWKFIDTKVPSH